A window from Pyrococcus yayanosii CH1 encodes these proteins:
- a CDS encoding 4Fe-4S dicluster domain-containing protein produces MRRRILHVDYSLCIGCETCQSVCEFIHNGKPNIRIYYTVSGLPVPISCKHCDKAPCMDVCPAGAIYRDSDGAVIINPKKCIGCLMCLAVCPFGAPSYDVRIRAVTKCDMCADRRKLGMEPACAEMCPAEAIFFGKPEEVEDEIRRRTAEKIARERISLESMEGVGRLL; encoded by the coding sequence ATGAGGAGAAGGATCCTCCACGTTGACTATAGCCTCTGCATAGGATGTGAGACCTGTCAGTCCGTCTGTGAGTTCATTCACAATGGGAAACCTAACATAAGGATATACTACACTGTCTCGGGTCTGCCGGTCCCAATAAGCTGTAAGCACTGCGATAAAGCTCCGTGCATGGACGTTTGTCCTGCAGGGGCTATTTATCGCGACAGTGATGGTGCCGTCATAATCAACCCCAAGAAGTGCATTGGGTGTCTCATGTGTCTCGCCGTTTGTCCCTTTGGCGCGCCGAGCTATGACGTGAGAATCAGGGCGGTTACCAAGTGCGATATGTGCGCCGACAGGAGAAAGTTAGGAATGGAGCCCGCATGCGCCGAGATGTGCCCAGCAGAAGCCATATTCTTTGGAAAGCCCGAGGAGGTCGAGGACGAAATAAGAAGAAGAACGGCCGAGAAGATAGCCCGCGAAAGAATTTCTCTCGAGAGCATGGAAGGTGTAGGGCGGCTTCTCTAG